The following are encoded in a window of Rosa chinensis cultivar Old Blush chromosome 4, RchiOBHm-V2, whole genome shotgun sequence genomic DNA:
- the LOC112200915 gene encoding AP-5 complex subunit zeta-1 — protein MADRDNREWDFYLRTLSNSARDSNAANNPASDPALLQSVKKLYELCKAENSEDLVARVYPQINKLFQRSVASLSESRTTSYGLLLLAILQFCLDFGDLVLHDADPSLRTFFRSCLSREFADPVVAEATLDFLNVNKKKLLTSFPTLLPQFFPLMLKLIAWNGERLEKLFLKVFPGLMSPGSFLPLFPSLVDLPILVVALEKVERSSGSLVGNSIASMQKSSAPEMLLALMDEAYTGSTIGDGGGDSESEDTNAIDVADPLFLDLLKDENDGIAERHLTSPGIVAALQAAINTPRSDRLKYILQMAPRLLDLYFSIALRDVNNSLICALIPLLMSRTGTIFPDKVYSYEVRKRLLEFMLAAFQRSPDFIALLKKPIMDRLAEAYSGQAYDSPEKEELALQLCWAIGEHGGGGPSHKDAARELFESLELLLYESISSSRVGLRQESALSSDNQTSRKSSQSRLLCFVITAIAKLATNHRELLPRARFSLSKVVRSRISDVRVWRRACDYLGLINEPAISSSVLGPSRPSHGQMQKPGTVKWSEGATKMIAHVPFYILGEQEGPPFHEFFFSDILTR, from the exons atggcGGACAGAGACAACCGCGAGTGGGATTTCTATCTGAGAACCTTATCAAACAGCGCCAGAGACTCCAATGCCGCCAACAATCCCGCTTCTGATCCCGCTCTTCTCCAATCC GTGAAGAAGCTATATGAATTGTGTAAAGCTGAGAATTCAGAGGATTTGGTGGCTAGGGTTTATCCGCAGATTAACAAGCTCTTTCAACGCTCCGTCGCTTCGCTCTCTGAATCTCGAACCACCTCTTATGGCCTCCTCTTGCTG GCCATTCTTCAATTTTGCCTTGATTTTGGAGACTTGGTTCTGCATGATGCTGATCCCAGTCTCAGGACATTTTTCCGTTCATGCTTGAGCCG TGAGTTTGCAGATCCAGTTGTTGCAGAAGCAACCCTTGACTTTCTGAATGTAAACAAGAAAAAGCTCTTAACTTCTTTCCCTACCTTACTGCCTCAG TTCTTTCCCTTAATGCTAAAGTTGATTGCATGGAATGGGGAACG gttagaaaaattatttttgaaGGTGTTTccaggattgatgtccccaggGTCTTTTCTTCCGTTATTTCCATCGTTAGTGGACTTGCCAA TTTTGGTAGTGGCATTGGAGAAAGTAGAAAGGAGCTCAGGATCATTAGTTGGAAACAGCATAGCTTCAATGCAAAAGAGTTCAGCTCCTGAG ATGCTGCTGGCGCTTATGGACGAAGCTTATACTGGTTCAACAATAGGAGATGGAGGGGGAGACTCTGAGTCAGAGGACACCAATGCAATAGATGTTGCTGACCCTCTGTTCCTCGACCTTTTAAAAGATGAAAATGATGGCATCGCT GAACGCCACTTGACCTCTCCTGGGATAGTCGCAGCCTTACAGGCTGCAATAAATACCCCTCGATCTGATAGACTGAAATATATACTTCAGATGGCACCGCGGCTTCTTGATTTGTACTTTTCTATAGCATTGCGTGATGTCAATAACT CTTTGATCTGCGCATTGATTCCCCTGCTCATGTCTAGGACTGGTACAATATTTCCTGACAAAGTTTATTCTTATGAG GTCCGTAAGAGGCTTTTAGAATTCATGCTTGCCGCCTTTCAGCGCTCCCCAGATTTTATTGCGCTTTTGAAG AAGCCTATAATGGACAGGCTTGCAGAAGCTTATAGTGGACAAGCTTATGACAGCCCTGAAAAG GAAGAGTTGGCATTACAATTGTGTTGGGCTATTGGAGAGCATGGTGGGGGTGGACCATCTCACAAAGATGCAGCTCGTGAGCTCTTTGAGAGTTTAGAGCTACTCCTGTATGAAAGCATTTCATCTAG TCGTGTAGGCCTACGGCAAGAGTCTGCCTTGAGCTCAGATAACCAAACTTCAAGAAAGTCATCACAGTCGAGGCTTCTATGTTTTGTTATTACAGCCATTGCAAAGCTGGCAACCAACCATCGTGAATTGCTGCCCAGGGCACGCTTTTCCTTGAGCAAG GTAGTTAGGTCTCGGATATCGGATGTGAGGGTCTGGAGACGGGCTTGTGATTATTTGGGTTTAATAAATGAACCCGCAATTTCCTCGTCTGTCTTGGGGCCTTCACGACCTTCACATGGACAAATGCAGAAGCCAGGTACTGTAAAGTGGAGCGAGGGCGCAACAAAGATGATTGCACATGTTCCATTCTATATTCTTGGTGAACAAGAAG GTCCACCCTTccatgaatttttcttttcagatattCTTACAAGATGA